GATTAGAATTATCTGAAGAAACAAATGATAGAGGAGATTACAACACAGAATATTTAACGATAGATGGTTGTTCGTTTAATAACGTACAACAAAACGTGGTCGATTATTATAGAGGAGGTTATGACGAATCTACCATTGGTGGAAATCTTTTAATAACGAACTCAACATTTACAAATTCTGGAGCGTCAGAAAAAAATGGAAGACTTTTAAACCATAATGGCATTCACAATGTAAACATCAACAATAATACTTTTAAAAACAATAAAGTTGAGTTTGTTTCTATTCTTTGGGGAGCAAAAAATAATGTGGAATCTAACAATACAATTATTAATTCTGGTTCAATTAAAACCGAAGAAAATTTGGTGCAAAAACTAATGTATTAAAAATTTTAAATAAAAAAATCAACTTAAAATGAAGAAAACAATATTCGTACTTACAGTATTTTTAACAATTTTAGGTTGTAAAAATAATTCAGAAGTTAAAAAAGATACAAGCTCAAATAAAGAGAAATCTATAAAATACCCAAGTGATGTTTTGCCATTTTTAAACGAATGGAAAATTCTTTTAGGTGATGGAACTTATGTTGATAGTTTAGAAAATTATCAAAAAGAAGAATTTTTTTATGTAGTAAGTGAAGATAAAGTTGATTGGGTTGTTTATAAAACTCCAAATTCTGGAATAACATCCAAAACATCAAGCAATACAAGAACAGAGTTAGGGCAAAAAGAACATTGGATTCCTGAAGTTGGTGGCAAATTAACAGGAACTTTAAAAGTACAACATGTTTCTACAACTGGAGATGCAACAGCTTCATCATCTTTTTCAGTTGTTATTGGGCAAATTCATAGTGATGAAGGTCATGAAAACGAACCTTTAAAAATTTACTACAAAAAATTTCCAGGACATGAAAAAGGTTCTGTTTTTTGGAATTATGAAATAAATACAGAAGGAGATAATATTGGCAGATTTGATTATTCTACTGCTGTTTGGGGTCATGATTTTTCGGTTGTTGGAGCTGATGCAACTTCTTTTCCAGAAGAACCAAAAGACGGAATTAAATTAGGAGAAGAATTTACTTATGAAGTAAATGTTTATAAAGGAATCATGTATTTAACTTTTACTAGTGAAAATCACGAAACTATAAAATTCACAAAAAGTTTAATCAAATCTGAATTTGCAAAAAAAGAAGATATTCCTGAGCAGGTTTTAAGAGTATATGCTAATAGAGAAAAAGGTGGTGGAGTTGAAAAGGAAATAGCGTACGCAGGTGAAATTAATTATTTTAAGCAAGGTGCATATAATCAAGCAAATGCAAAATCTACAAAATCAGAAATTTATGGTGGAGATATTGCAAAACAATATGCAAATGGCAGTTATGCAGAAGTTTGGTTTAAAGAAGGTTCTTTAGGTGAAGGAACAGCACCAAAAAATTAACAAATTTTGAATCATGTAATTTTTATTATAGGAGTTTCAGGTTGTGGAAAAAGTACAATAGGTAAACTTTTAGCAAAAGAATTACAAATTCCTTTTTTTGATGGCGATGATTATCACTCAGAAAGTAACATCAAAAAAATGTCTGAAGGAAATGCTTTGAATGATGATGATAGGCAAAACTGGTTAGAAACTTTAAATAGTTTAGCAAAAGCAGAAATTAAAAAAAATAGTTGTGTTATTGTAAGTTCTGGATTAAAACAAAAATATAGAACTATTTTAAGCAACAATATTCAACAACATTCAAAATGGATTTATTTATCTGGGTCTTTTCATCAAATTTTAGAAAGATTACATAGTAGGTCTCATCATTTTATGCCAGCAGATTTGCTAAAATCTCAATTCGATATTTTAGAAGAACCAAAAAATGCACATAAAATTGATATTAGTTTATCACCAAAAAGAATCATTAATATCATTAAAAAAGATTTCATGAAAACTTCTGAAATAGGATTATTTGGCTTAGGAGTAATGGGTAAAAGTCTGTGCAGAAATTTGGCCAATAATGGTTTTAAAATATCTATGTTTAACAGACATGTACCAAATATTGAAGAAAATGTTGCCAAAAACTTTAAAGAAAGTCATCCAGAATTATCAAATTCAGAAGCGTTTGATGATATAGCAGATTTTGTAAACTCTTTGCAACAGCCCAGAAAAATTATGCTGATGGTAAATGCTGGTAAAACTATAGATTTTGTTATCGAAGATTTATTACCTCATTTATCAGAAAATGATATTTTAATTGATGGTGGGAACTCAAATTACAAGGAAACCAAAAAACGTGTAGAATATTTAAGTACTAAAAATATCCATTTTATTGGAACAGGAGTTTCTGGAGGAGAAGAAGGTGCATTAAAAGGACCATCAATAATGCCAAGTGGAAATTTGGAAGCATATAATAATGTAAAACCGTTTTTAGAAAAAATAGCTGCAAAAGATCAAAACAATTTGCCTTGCTGTTCTTATGTTGGGCCAGAAGGAAGTGGTCATTTTATAAAAATGGTACACAATGGAATTGAATATGTAGAAATGCAATTATTGGCAGAAGTTTCTACAATATTAGAAAAAATTGGTCAAAACCCAGATGAAATTGCTGCTACTTTAAAAAACTGGAAATTAACTGCAAATAGTTATTTATTAGAAATTACAGTAGATATTTTCAGGAAAAAAGAGGGTGAAGATTGGTTAGTACATAAAATTTTAGACAAAGCAGGTAATAAAGGTACAGGAAACTGGACAACCATTGCTTCTGCAGAATTGGGTTTGCCAAGTACTTTAATAGCTTCTGCTCTGTTTTCAAGATATACTTCCTTTTTTAAAGAAGAAAGAATTCAACTTCATAAAAATTTTGAATTTAAAAATTCTTCAGAATTAAATATAACAGTTGATAATGCTTTAGAAGCGTATCAATTTGCAAGAATAATAAACCATTATCAAGGTTTTAAATTGATAAATGAAGCTTCAAATACCTACAATTGGAGTTTGAATTTAAGTGAAATTGCAAGAATCTGGACAAATGGATGCATTATTAGATCTTCTCTAATGCAAAATCTTGTGGAGGTTTTTAAAGAGACAAACAACATTTTAACCGATTCAAAAATTGAAAAACAATTAAAAGACTCTAAATCATCAATCAAAAAAGTAGTTTCTGAATGTGTTTTAAATGATGTTACAATTCCTGCTTTAAGTGAAGCTGTTCAGTTTTTTAACGCGATTACCACTGCAAATTCATCAGCAAATATAATTCAAGCACAAAGAGATTATTTTGGTGCACATACATATAAAAGAATCGATGATACCTCTGATAAGAGTCATCATACTAAATGGAAATAAACCTCAATAATCTTACACTAACTGCCAAAAAATAAAACTATGGAAGTAACTGCGTCTAAAAAATCTTTACTAAAAAAAATAATTTTAATTGTATTAGGTTTTGGACCAGGAATTTTCGCAATTGGTTATACAATTGGTACTGGTAGTGTAACTTCTATGCTTGTTGCTGGTAGTACTTATGGCATGCAACTTTTATGGGTATTATTTTTAAGTTGTCTTTTTTCTGGAGTTTTAATGTTCGCTTATGGAAATTATGCATTAATAACAGGAGAAACAGCACTTTATAGTTTTAAAAAATATATTAAAGGAGGCAAAATACTGGCTATTTTCATTATAATCGGAGTTTCTGTTGGTCAATGGGGGTCTCTGATGGGGATTTTAACAATATCCTCTAACATGCTTTTTGAAATATTTGCAATGAATTTTGAAGGGATTAGAAGTTATCAATATGAAACAGTTTTAATTATTGCAATTGCTGTTATAGTCATTTTTTATTCAATAATGTTGATAGGTAAGTATTCCTTTTTCGAAAAAATATTAGTCATATTCGTTACTTTTATGGGACTCTCTTTTATTGTATCCTTATTTTTTGTACATCCATTACCATCAGAAGTTTTAGAAGGATTTATTCCTAGAATACCAAAAGTACCTGGAGGTAAAATGATGGTGGCTGCTTTTGTGGGTACAACTATGGCTGCAGCAACATTTTTATCTAGACCTTTATTTGTACAAGGAAAAGAATGGGGAATTAAAGATTTAAAAAAACAACGTAAAGACGCTATTACTGCAGCAATATTGGTATTTATTATTAGTGGAGCAATTATGGCAGTTGCAAGTGGAGCCTTGTTTCATCAAGGAAATCCTGTAGAAAATGTGTTAGATATGGCCAAACCATTAGAGCCAATTGCAGGAAGTTTTGCTGTAGCAATTTTCTTTTTTGGAACATTAAGTGCAGGATTATCTTCAATTTTTCCTTGTTTGTTAATTGCACCTTTAATGATTGCAGATTATCAATCTGGTACATTAGATACTACTTCAAAACAATTTAAAATAATTACAGCAATTGCTTGTTTAGTAGCTTTAATTGGTCCTGCTTTTTTTGGAGGAAAACCAATTCTAGTCCAAATTTTATCGCAAGTTTTTAATGTGTTTGTATTACCAGTTGTGGTTCTTGGTATTATTATTTTAATCAATAATAAAAAATTAATGAAAGGATATAAAACAAGTCTGTTTGTAAATATTGGCTTATGTACTGCATTGTTATTTTCTTGTATCATCTCTTACAATGGAATTTTAGGGTTGTTAGAAGGTTTCTAAAATTTCTTACCTATATGAATAGCTGGATAAATTCATAAAAAATATTATCAACCGTAAAAAATAATTAAAAATGAAAAATGTAAACTTCAGGATTGGATTAAAACTAGTGTTTCTTGGTATTTTATTATCACTTAATAGTTGTAAAAAAGCTAGTGAATCTGCAAAAGAAGAATCACCAAAAGAAGAAGGCTCAAAAACAGTGTATGCTAGTGAGGTTATTCCTTTTTTTGATGACTGGAAATTAATTTTAGGTGATGGCTCAAATGCTGGAATTGCCAATAATTTTGAAAACAAAGATTTCTTTTATACTACAAATGATGAAGATGGAAATTGGGTTGTTTTTAAAACTCCAAATGGTGGAGATACCCATGGAACATCAAACAATACTAGAACAGAATTGGCACAAGTAAAAAAATGGTATCCAGAAACTGCAAATGATAAGTTAACAGCCACCTTAAAAGTTATGAATGTTTCTGCAACAGGAGATGCTAGAGTTGCAGCTTCTCATGCTGTAGTTGTTGGCCAAATTCATAGTGCAGATAAACATGAAAATGAACCGCTTAAAATATTTTATAAAAAGTATCCAGGTCATACAAAAGGCTCTGTTTTTTGGCATTATGAAATTAATACTTTAGGTAATGATAATGCTGGCAGATGGGATTATTCCTCAGCAGTTTGGGGTAATGATTTTTCTGTGGTTGGTAAAGAAGCAAATACATATCCAGAAGAACCTAAGGATGGAATTGCTTTAGGAGAAGAGTTTAGTTATGAAATAGAAGTGAAAGATGGAATAATGTCTTTAAAATTCACAAGTAAAAATCATGAAACTAAAACATTTACTAAAAATTTAATCAAATCCGAATACACAACAAAGCAAGACATATCAGAACAAACTAAAAAACTATTTTTTCCAATTGGTCAAGATGGGGTAGAAAGAGAAAATGCATATTTAGGAGAAGGATGTTTCTTTAAATTAGGTTCTTACAATCAAACCAATGGAAAATCGCCAGAAATAAATAGAAATTGGTGTTCAGGTGCAGAAACTCATAATGGAGATATTAAAAAACAATATGCTGATGGTAATTATGCTGAAGTTTGGTTTAAAACTGCAAGTATTTCTGTAAGTGAAACTGCAGTTTCCAATGATGGATATTTTACTAAAAATGATTAAATTAATTAGAAAATACAATGATAAACAAGAATAAATTAGAAGGGAAAAATGTTTTAATAACTGCAGGTGCTCAGGGAATTGGAGAATCTATCACGAAACATTTTATAGATAGTGGTTCTAATGTTGCTATCCATTATTTTTCAAGTGCCGAAAATGCAAATAAATTAGTAGCCTATGCAAAAAGCAAAGGTCAAAAAGCAGTTGCCATTTCAGGTGATTTAACAATAGAAGCAGATGCAAATTCTTTAGTTACTAAAACAATAGACGCTTTTGGTGGTTTAGATATTCTAATTAACAATGCAGGTTCTTTGGTTGCACGTAAATTACTAAGTGAATTAGAGGCAGATTTTTGGCATAAAGTTATGGATATCAATCTTACATCTATGCAATTTGTAACAAGAGCTGCAGCTTCTTATTTAGCTAAAAATAATAATAGCAGTATTGTAAATTTAGCATCACTAGCAGGAAGAAAAGGTGGTCATCCTGGTTCTTTAGCATATGCAACCAGTAAAGGTGCAATACTAACTTACACAAGAGCACTTTCAACAGAATTAGGCCCTAAAGGAACCAGAGTCAATGCTGTTGCTCCTGGACTTATTTTAGGAACATCTTTTCATAATACACACACAACAAAAGAATCTGCCAATGAAACTATTTCAGGAATTCCTATAGAAAGAGCAGGAAATACAGCAGATGTTGCAAGAGCAGTTTTATTCCTTGCTTCGGAATATGATGGCTTTATAACTGGTGCCACTTTAGATATTAATGGAGGGGTTTATAATATGTAGTTTTAATTGCTCTTTGTGTTTAAAATTAAAGAATAGTGTTTTTTTCATAATTCTTTTTACTCATTTAATATTTTCATTATCTAATAATTAAATATTAAATAAAGTTTTAAAAATCAAAATATTATTGTATGTTTGGTAAACCAATTTGGTTTACCAATATTTGGTTTGAAAAAAATCTATTATAAATAATTTAAAAACAAACACTTATGAAAAAAACATTACTTTTTATTTCTATAGCTTTTTTGGCTGTAACAATTAATGCTCAAACTGAATTAGTTCTAAATGGAACTTGTGACGATTTTCAAGAAGAGACAGGTGATAATGCAGATGCATGGGATATGACTCCTAATAGTAAAGTTAAGTTAGATGGTGAAAATGGAGCAGAATCAGATAGTCCATATGCTGCAATATGGAAAAATGATGCTTTAGAAGATGCACTAGAAATTAAATATCTTGGTGCAGCAGGTTCTTTAGATGAACAGCCAGGTTCTACAAGTAGTGGAAATAATGGAACTAGAGGAGTTAAGTTGTATGATGATGGAAACCCTTCAATTACTGGTAGTTCTCGTCGTTTGTATCAATTAGTGAAAGGTCTTGTAATAGGTAATACTTACAATTTTTCTATAGATTCAAATTCAGAAGCTGCAGGAACTCCATCAGAAGTTTATATTTTAAATAACGAAATATCAAATGAAGATGGTATAGATGCAAATGGTTATACAGATGCTTCTGTTACAGCAGGTATGAGTATTACAAATGATGAGGGTCAGTGGGTAACAACAACATTTTCTTTCGTAGCAACAACTACAGAAGTTGTAATTTATGTAAGAGCATTAGCTGCTGATTCTGGAGATACAGAAGTTTTTTATGACAATATATCACTTAAACAAGCTGCTGCTGCTTCAGTAGATGATATTTTTGCTTCTCAAGTGTCAGTATATCCAAACCCAGCAAATGAGTTTGTAAAAATTTCTTCTTCAGTTGATATTAACAAAGTAGAGATATACAATTTACTAGGTAAAAAAGTAATCAGCACATCAAAACTAACAAATAATAATTTAGATGTTTCTTCTCTATCAAAAGGAGTATATTTAATGAAATTAACTAGTGGAGAGTCTGTAGCTTCTAGAAAGTTAATAAAAAATTAAAGACAATAGTTTAAAATTTTAAATAAGGACTCATGCAAATGAGTTCTTATTTTTTTAAAATAAAATATAAAATGAAAAAATTTCAAGCACTTTTATTTCTAGTATTAATTGCTTTTTCTTGTACAAATAACAAAGAAAAAGTTTTGGTTTCTGTTGATGATCAGCAGCATCCCAATTTAATATTAACTACAAAAAGTGTTGCTGAAATTAAAACTCAATTAGGCTCAATTCCTTTGTTTGATGAAACTTTAGCAGTTGCCAAGCAAGAAGTAGATGCTGCCATTGAAACGGGTATAGATGTACCAGTTCCTAAAGATATGGCTGGTGGTTATACACATACTCAGCATAAATTAAATTATGCAAACATGCAAAAAGCTGGTGTTTTATTTCAGCTTTTGGGAGATGAAAAATATGCGATTTACATTAGAGATATGTTGTTAGAATATGCAAAAATATTCCCAACTTTTAAAACACATCCAGAACCAAGAAGTTATGCAACTGGTAAATTTTTCTGGCAATGTTTAAACGATTCTAATTGGTTAACCTATACAAGTCAGGCATATGATTGTATTTATAGTTGGTTGCCAAAAGAACAATCAGAGTATCTAAACAAAAATTTATTTAGACCTTATGCAGATTTTTTATCCGTAGAAAATCCAAAATATTTTAACAGAGTGCATAACCATTCCACTTGGGGAAATGTTGCTGTTGGTATGATTGGTTTGGTAATGGATGATGAAGAATTAATCAACAGAGCTTTATATGGTTTAGATAAAAGCAATGTAGATTTAACCGAAAAAGATAATGATGGTGGTTTTATTTTTGATAAAGATGGCAAAGCAGGTTTTTTAGCAAATGTAGATTCTCCTTTTTCTCCTGATGGTTTTTACACAGAAGGCCCTTATTACCAAAGATATGCAATGTATCCTTTTTTAATTTTTGCAGAAGCTTTAGAAAATAAAAAACCAGAGTTAAAAATTTTTGAATACAAAAATGGTGTTTTAATAAAAGCTGTGGATGCTTTATTAAACTTAACAGATGCAGATGGAGAATTTTTTCCTTTAAATGATGGCCAAAAAGGAATGTCTTACTTTACGCCTTCTTTAATTTCAGCTGTAGATATTGCTTATTATTATGGTAATCAAGATGCAAGATTGTTATCAGTTGCTAAAAAACAAGGTGCTGTTCAATTAGATGCAACTGGTTTAAAAGTTGCGTTGGCATTAAAAAATGGCGAAGAAAAACCATTTATAAAACAATCTATGGAATTATCTGATGGCTCAAAAGGCGATGAAGGTGGCATAGGAATTTTACGTTATAATAATGAAGACCAAACAATGGCTTTAGTATATAAATATGCTGCACAAGGGCTAAGTCATGGTCATTATGATAAATTATCATTTTCTATGTACGAAAATGGTGATGAAGTTTTACAAGATTATGGGTTATCCAGATTTGTAAATGTGGAACAAAAAAATGGTGGAGGTTATTTAAAAGAGAACAAAACCTACGCAAAACATACAATTGCACATAATACAATTACACAAAATGAAATTTCTCATTTTGATTATGATTTTGAAACAGGAAGCAAAAATCATCCAGAAAAATATGTTTTTGATGTTGCTGATAAAAATTTTCAAATTGTAAGTGCGAAAGAAAAAAATGCGTATCCAGGAACAGAAATGCACAGAACTTTTATCATGATTAAAGATGAAAGTTTAGCAAAACCTTTTATAGTTGATATCAATAAAGTACAATCAAACAAAAAAAATCAATACGATTTACCTTTCCATTATTTTGGGCAAATCATTGCTACAAGTTTTAGGTATGATGTTCCAAAAACGCTTTCAACTTTAGGAGATAAATTTGGCTATAATCATATTTGGAAAGAAGGTTCAGGAAATGCAAATGCAGAAAGCGTTCAATTTACGTGGTTAGATAATAAGCGTTTTTACACGCTTACAGCAGCTACAAATAAAAACGATGAACTTATTCTAGCAAGAGTTGGTGCCAATGATCCTGAATTTAATTTAAGAAAAGATCCATCCATCATAATTAGAAAAAAGAATACTCAAAATACGGTTTATGCATCTATTATAGAATCTCATGGAGATTATGACCCAGTAAAAGAGGTTGCAAATAATGCATACAGTAATTTTAAAAATATTCAAGTTTTAAGTGATGATACTAATTATACAGCTATCAAAATTCAATTTAAAGATGATAATGAGAAAACAATCATTTTATCGAACTTAGATACAGATAAAAACAAAACACACACAGTAACTATAAATGGTATTAATTATTCTTGGGAAGGTTTTTACTATTACAAATAAAATAATCAGACAAAATATATAAAATGAAAAGATTTAGCGAAAAGTACATCGTTGCAAAAGAGTTAGAATGGGAAGTTCTTGGAGGAGGAGTTTCAAGAAAATTTTTAGGGTATGACAATCAAATTATGATGGTAAGCGTAAAGTTTGATAAAGGAGCGTTAGGTGCACCACATCAACATTTTCATACACAAGCTACCTATTGTGTTTCAGGTAAATTCGAATTTGAAATTGATGGTGTAAAGCAAATTGTAGAAGCTGGAGATGGTGTTTATATAGAACCTAACTTATTACATAGTGCAATTTGTTTAGAGGAAGGACAACTAATTGACACTTTTAGCCCTGTAAGAGAAGATTTTTTAACAGGTGAAGGACCATCTTATTTTGGAGATAAAAGTTAAAAAGAAAAATTAATTCTTTTATTTATAAAATAATATATATATTTGGTAAACCAGTTTGGTAAACCAAAAGAAAACTCGAACAATAAATATTTTTAAAAATAAAATTTTGACAAATTAATTCAAATCAATTAACTATGAATTTAAAAATTAAGTCTATATTTTTTCTTTTACTCTTAAGTTGCTCTTTCTTGCATGCACAAGAAGAAGTTACAGTAAAAGGAACTGTTACATCAGCAGGTGATGGTGAACCTATTTTGGGAGCAAATATTGTTATTTTAGGTACTGTAAGAGGAACAAGTACAGATTTTGATGGTAAGTATAGCATTAAGGTAAAGTCTGGAGAAATAATTCAATTTTCTTATTTAGGTTTTGTTACGAAAACGATTACGTTCAAAGATCAAAGAATAATTGACGCACAACTTGTAGAAGATTCTAATCAATTAGATGAAATTGTTATCGTTGGTTATGGAGACCAAAAGAAAAAAACAGTAACAAGTGCTTTAACTCAGGTTTCTGGAGATGATTTGCAGAAACAATCAGTTGCAAGAGTTGAAGATGCGTTAAGGGGTAGAGTTGCAGGTTTAAGAATACAAACTGTAGCCTCTGAAGCTGGTGGAGATCCAAAAATTACATTAAGAGGTCCAGGATCTATAACAGGTTCTTCATCTCCATTAATTGTTGTAGATGGAGTTGTTTTAGGTAACGAACCAGATATTTTAGGAACTATCGATAATAATAATATTGAAACTATAAGTGTATTAAAAGATGCGTCTTCTGTAGCAATTTATGGTTCAAGGGGTGCAAATGGAGTTATTTTGGTTACTTTGAAAGAAGGAGTTGTTGGGCAAACAACATTTTCTTATAATACATTTACAGGATATAAATATGCTGAAAATAATTCAAATTTCAACACTACTATAGCACAAGAAAGAGCAAGGTTAAATGGTTTGCAAAGTACTATAGATGGCATATCTACCAACAGTATAAATTATGATAGAATAATTGGTAGCTATAATTCAGCTTATGCAGAGTTAGAAGCTATGGATTTTATAGCTTCTTTAGGGGATGGAGAAAAAAACTGGCAAGATGAAATATTTGAAGGTGGTTTTATACAGAATCATTCTTTTGCTGTAAGAGGTGGTACAGAATTAACTAGTTACTCTGCTTCTATGGGTTATTTAGAAGATCAAGGTATTGCAATTAAAGATAACTTTAATAAGTATAATGCAAGAATAAAAATAGATAGCAGATCTAAAAACAAAAAAATTAAATATGGTGCAAACATTCGTTTAAACTATAATGATCAAGAAAGGTTGCCATCAAGATTTACAGATCCTATAAGACAATTGGGGCATTTGCCACTTCGTTTAAATGAAGATCATTTAAATTATGTAACCCAATTTTCTACAGCACCAGGTGTTTCTACAGATGCAGGAAAATTATTTGAAAACTTAGGCGTTGGTAGTTATGGTTTCTCACGAGCTTTTGACCACGTTTTTACACAAGATCCAGACAATCCAAGAGCCATTGCTAGAGATCCAATTACGGGTTTACCTATAGCTAGTCCTCTTACTTCTGGCGGATTGACTTTATCAACTACTAAAAACGTACACCCATTAGTACATTTTTTAGAAAGATCTAGCACTAAAAAGAAGTTGGATTTAAATGCATCATCATATATTGATTTTAAATTAGCAGATGGGCTAAATTTTAGACAATCTATTTCTGGTGTTTTTAGACATAATAAAACAAATCAAATCGATTTTGTACTGGGTCAAGAAAATAGAGATCAAGAATCTACTAGATTTGAAAGTAGAGATGAATTAAATCAATATGCTTTTGAATCTACTCTTAAATATAAGAAAGAAATTAAAAAACATAGTTTTAATTCTATTCTAGGTTTTGAATATACACAGAGAGATTTTTACACGCAAGAATCTGATGCTGTAGGTTTTTCAAATGATTTTAATAATAACATTGCAATAGCAGATGGAGGAACTACTTTTA
The DNA window shown above is from Polaribacter sp. Hel_I_88 and carries:
- a CDS encoding cupin domain-containing protein, yielding MKRFSEKYIVAKELEWEVLGGGVSRKFLGYDNQIMMVSVKFDKGALGAPHQHFHTQATYCVSGKFEFEIDGVKQIVEAGDGVYIEPNLLHSAICLEEGQLIDTFSPVREDFLTGEGPSYFGDKS
- a CDS encoding SusC/RagA family TonB-linked outer membrane protein — encoded protein: MNLKIKSIFFLLLLSCSFLHAQEEVTVKGTVTSAGDGEPILGANIVILGTVRGTSTDFDGKYSIKVKSGEIIQFSYLGFVTKTITFKDQRIIDAQLVEDSNQLDEIVIVGYGDQKKKTVTSALTQVSGDDLQKQSVARVEDALRGRVAGLRIQTVASEAGGDPKITLRGPGSITGSSSPLIVVDGVVLGNEPDILGTIDNNNIETISVLKDASSVAIYGSRGANGVILVTLKEGVVGQTTFSYNTFTGYKYAENNSNFNTTIAQERARLNGLQSTIDGISTNSINYDRIIGSYNSAYAELEAMDFIASLGDGEKNWQDEIFEGGFIQNHSFAVRGGTELTSYSASMGYLEDQGIAIKDNFNKYNARIKIDSRSKNKKIKYGANIRLNYNDQERLPSRFTDPIRQLGHLPLRLNEDHLNYVTQFSTAPGVSTDAGKLFENLGVGSYGFSRAFDHVFTQDPDNPRAIARDPITGLPIASPLTSGGLTLSTTKNVHPLVHFLERSSTKKKLDLNASSYIDFKLADGLNFRQSISGVFRHNKTNQIDFVLGQENRDQESTRFESRDELNQYAFESTLKYKKEIKKHSFNSILGFEYTQRDFYTQESDAVGFSNDFNNNIAIADGGTTFTDNGTDKLVSYFGRIDYNYDEKYLLQISARADGSTRFGSNNRFGYFPAASAGWILSKEKFLESSKIISFLKLRASYGVSGSNEISNDVFQSLYRFEESFNTISYDGITGVKGITLANQALGWEKLIEFNPGIDVTFGRGLINLSVDYYTRTSEDLLLFAPVSATYGTDNWLQNIGEVENRGLEIELNSRLITKENFRWSASGQFSLNRNEVKSLGNNDQIISRIEQDTRATEFIARVGQPITSFYGWVYEKEVPLEWIDNPFNRFNNDFADVYVKDLNGDGIIDDEDRTELGSPYPDFEWGFASDFTFYDFDMSFLFQGSHGAEVRVADLDQLYYASESAVNEVANFPDRDLTVHRRFTDDHIQDASFVALRNVTLGYNMPESITSKLNCTNLRLYLTGENLLFFTAKGYEGFNPEAQGQTSSNANTPLTSGYQRGDGPIVKTVSAGINFQF